The region TAAAATCTTAACACCTAAAATTAAATCTTCAAACACTATTGAATTAGTTTTCAAAAAACTTAATACTGAAGACTCTTTTCATAATATAAAGATTAATGATAAAGAGAAATATGGAGTTGATTCTAAATTTTATTCAATAAATAAAAATGAACAACCAGAAATTCTATTAACATATTTAAATAGTTTGAAAAATGTAAAAATTGAAGAGAAGAAAAGAGTTTTAAATCTTGGAATTAACAATGGCAATGAGTTTATATTGATAAAACAATATTTTAATTCTTTTAAAAATACTGATTTTGTAGGAATTGATTATTGTTCCTCTGCTATTGAAGAAGCGAAAAGTATTTTTATTGATGATAAAAATGTAGAACTAATTAATTTTGATATTAAAGAGATTGATAAATTACATTTAGGTAAGTTTGATTTAATAATATCAATTGGTACATTTCAAAGTTCAAATTTGGAATTTAATAAAACATTTATGAATATTGTTCAAAACTATTTGAAAAAAGATGGAAGCATGATTTTAGGATTTCCAAATTCTAGATGGATTGATGGTGAGATTATATATGGCGCAAAAGCTGCTAACTATTCTTTTCCTGAATTGTCTGTACTTTTTAAAGATGCCTATTTTTGTAAAAAGTATTTACAACAAAAG is a window of Halarcobacter sp. DNA encoding:
- a CDS encoding methyltransferase domain-containing protein, translating into MKKFTNENLYEIIDYLKLSLESDNKVSIEVLNPDCSTNSYCGELIDVDNTVYKYRGYKDWTDLAQKLFCKILTPKIKSSNTIELVFKKLNTEDSFHNIKINDKEKYGVDSKFYSINKNEQPEILLTYLNSLKNVKIEEKKRVLNLGINNGNEFILIKQYFNSFKNTDFVGIDYCSSAIEEAKSIFIDDKNVELINFDIKEIDKLHLGKFDLIISIGTFQSSNLEFNKTFMNIVQNYLKKDGSMILGFPNSRWIDGEIIYGAKAANYSFPELSVLFKDAYFCKKYLQQKKFRVTLTGQYYIFLTATSIR